In Opisthocomus hoazin isolate bOpiHoa1 chromosome 17, bOpiHoa1.hap1, whole genome shotgun sequence, one DNA window encodes the following:
- the RHCE gene encoding blood group Rh(CE) polypeptide isoform X1, producing MSSNYRNFRNSVPWLILFLEAVFIVLFMFADYGERVSSRSYPAFKDVSHMVIFGFGFFLTFLKRYRLSSTGFNLVIVVLGVQCSVLVEGLLVFLLQRPNEERLIRITRAAMTVTAVVISTGAVLGKANPVQLILMTVVEIIVFHMSKWSNNTFLGVPDDISMMHVHLFGAYFGLAVASRFSEPSPRSEKNASSPKSDLFSMLGTLFLWVFWPSFNSVLAADNKSKVIYNSYFALAVSAVTAFVLSVLTTKDGKFRMTHIHSAVLAGGVAVGYAAHLIKYPWIAMILGLLASVIAILGSYCSQSCLSPALKIHDSSGVHFTFGLPAVLGALAQVVLFIIEEWTNVPSLGYSVLLHIGAFCLTVSVALITGLITGLILNLKLFKTAPISKYFDDQFYWEFPHLAVGF from the exons ATGTCTTCTAACTACCGCAACTTCCGAAACAGCGTGCCGTGGCTAATCCTTTTTCTGGAAGCTGTTTTCATCGTCCTCTTTATGTTTGCAGATTATGGTGAACGCGTATCAAGCAGATCCTACCCGG CTTTTAAAGATGTCAGCCATATGGTGAtttttgggtttggctttttccTGACATTTCTGAAAAGATACAGGCTTAGCAGCACTGGATTCAACCTCGTGATCGTCGTACTTGGTGTCCAATGCTCCGTGCTGGTAGAAGGTTTATTAGTTTTCCTTCTTCAACGGCCAAATGAAGAACGTCTGATAAG AATAACAAGGGCTGCTATGACTGTGACTGCTGTAGTCATCTCCACTGGAGCTGTTCTTGGGAAGGCTAATCCTGTGCAATTAATTCTGATGACAGTTGTGGAGATAATAGTTTTCCATATGAGCAAATGGTCCAACAACACATTCCTGGGG GTTCCAGATGATATCAGCATGATGCACGTTCACCTGTTTGGAGCCTACTTTGGTCTGGCAGTCGCCTCACGCTTCTCTGAGCCATCGCCAAGGTCTGAGAAGAATGCGAGTAGCCCGAAGTCGGATTTATTCTCCATGTTGG GTACTCTCTTTCTCTGGGTGTTCTGGCCAAGCTTCAATTCTGTACTGGCTGCGGACAACAAGAGCAAAGTGATCTACAACAGCTACTTTGCCCTTGCAGTGAGTGCTGTAACTGCCTTCGTGCTGTCTGTTCTGACCACAAAGGATGGAAAATTCAGAATG ACTCATATCCACAGTGCAGTACTAGCTGGTGGGGTCGCGGTTGGTTACGCAGCGCACCTTATCAAGTATCCTTGGATTGCAATGATTTTGGGTCTGCTTGCCAGTGTGATAGCCATATTAGGATCTTACTGTTCACAG AGCTGCTTGAGTCCTGCTCTCAAGATTCATGATTCCTCTGGAGTTCACTTCACTTTTGGCTTGCCGGCTGTGCTTGGAGCTCTTGCCCAGGTTGTTCTCTTCATAATAGAAGAGTGGACTAATGTACCAAG tctGGGTTACTCAGTCCTGCTTCACATCGGTGCCTTCTGCCTGACTGTCAGTGTTGCCTTGATAACAGGTTTGATTACAG GTTTAATCTTAAACCTCAAACTGTTTAAGACTGCCCCTATATCGAAGTACTTTGACGACCAGTTCTATTGGGAG TTTCCCCATCTGGCTGTTGGATTTTGA
- the RHCE gene encoding blood group Rh(CE) polypeptide isoform X2 — protein MVIFGFGFFLTFLKRYRLSSTGFNLVIVVLGVQCSVLVEGLLVFLLQRPNEERLIRITRAAMTVTAVVISTGAVLGKANPVQLILMTVVEIIVFHMSKWSNNTFLGVPDDISMMHVHLFGAYFGLAVASRFSEPSPRSEKNASSPKSDLFSMLGTLFLWVFWPSFNSVLAADNKSKVIYNSYFALAVSAVTAFVLSVLTTKDGKFRMTHIHSAVLAGGVAVGYAAHLIKYPWIAMILGLLASVIAILGSYCSQSCLSPALKIHDSSGVHFTFGLPAVLGALAQVVLFIIEEWTNVPSLGYSVLLHIGAFCLTVSVALITGLITGLILNLKLFKTAPISKYFDDQFYWEFPHLAVGF, from the exons ATGGTGAtttttgggtttggctttttccTGACATTTCTGAAAAGATACAGGCTTAGCAGCACTGGATTCAACCTCGTGATCGTCGTACTTGGTGTCCAATGCTCCGTGCTGGTAGAAGGTTTATTAGTTTTCCTTCTTCAACGGCCAAATGAAGAACGTCTGATAAG AATAACAAGGGCTGCTATGACTGTGACTGCTGTAGTCATCTCCACTGGAGCTGTTCTTGGGAAGGCTAATCCTGTGCAATTAATTCTGATGACAGTTGTGGAGATAATAGTTTTCCATATGAGCAAATGGTCCAACAACACATTCCTGGGG GTTCCAGATGATATCAGCATGATGCACGTTCACCTGTTTGGAGCCTACTTTGGTCTGGCAGTCGCCTCACGCTTCTCTGAGCCATCGCCAAGGTCTGAGAAGAATGCGAGTAGCCCGAAGTCGGATTTATTCTCCATGTTGG GTACTCTCTTTCTCTGGGTGTTCTGGCCAAGCTTCAATTCTGTACTGGCTGCGGACAACAAGAGCAAAGTGATCTACAACAGCTACTTTGCCCTTGCAGTGAGTGCTGTAACTGCCTTCGTGCTGTCTGTTCTGACCACAAAGGATGGAAAATTCAGAATG ACTCATATCCACAGTGCAGTACTAGCTGGTGGGGTCGCGGTTGGTTACGCAGCGCACCTTATCAAGTATCCTTGGATTGCAATGATTTTGGGTCTGCTTGCCAGTGTGATAGCCATATTAGGATCTTACTGTTCACAG AGCTGCTTGAGTCCTGCTCTCAAGATTCATGATTCCTCTGGAGTTCACTTCACTTTTGGCTTGCCGGCTGTGCTTGGAGCTCTTGCCCAGGTTGTTCTCTTCATAATAGAAGAGTGGACTAATGTACCAAG tctGGGTTACTCAGTCCTGCTTCACATCGGTGCCTTCTGCCTGACTGTCAGTGTTGCCTTGATAACAGGTTTGATTACAG GTTTAATCTTAAACCTCAAACTGTTTAAGACTGCCCCTATATCGAAGTACTTTGACGACCAGTTCTATTGGGAG TTTCCCCATCTGGCTGTTGGATTTTGA
- the RSRP1 gene encoding arginine/serine-rich protein 1 gives MGVTREAGLSPQASPLERDPCGGSPAGWRRSALGSDGKPQRGCPAAPSGTETGYYRTTVKTEPASESTCMQKMVVRKTDDMTGFMDDLTLSSLKKRESSLRSKRSCDRSSTRSSSRSSCSSQSSSNSSSSASSRSWSRSRSRSRARRNGSRRYRRYSRSYSRSRSRSRGYTRYRGRYHVRHYRRYCRSPPRYRSRSRSWSRGRSYYRRSYSRSRSRSRGRRYYGFGRTIYPEAYRSWRSRSRTRSRSRSPLHLSEKEKRELLEIAKANAAKALGTDNIVLPASLKILTPSKEIKNEIQEHEDAGESAEQPGRPAEDMTKSGVERVAVQRSISFSPNNTMAKPVLQKPVSHVKEPAISPAREEDRKGSPYGQWVPVKKEEKKTFINFSPKSAPFRAR, from the exons ATGGGGGTGACTCGGGAAGCGGGGCTCTCTCCTCAGGCGTCGCCGCTGGAGCGGGATCCGTGCGGGGGAAGCCCGGCTGGTTGGAGGCG AAGCGCGTTGGGGTCTGACGGGAAGCCGCAGCGGGGGTGTCCGGCCGCTCCCAGCG GAACAGAGACTGGATATTACAGAACAACAGTAAAAACAGAACCAGCTTCTGAAAGTACCTGCATGCAGAAAATGGTGGTTAGGAAAACTGATGATATGACAGGCTTCATGGATGACTTAACCCTCAGCTCACTGAAGAAGAGAGAGTCGTCTTTGAGATCCAAGAGAAGCTGTGATAGGTCATCAACAAGGTCATCTAGCAGATCCTCTTGCAGTTCACAGTCCAGTTCAAATAGTTCCTCTTCAGCTTCCTCCAGGAGTTGGAGCCGGTCCAGATCAAGGTCACGGGCTAGAAGAAATGGTTCCCGAAGGTACAGAAGATACTCTCGCTCGTATTCCAGAAGCCGGTCGAGATCACGTGGCTACACGAGGTACCGAGGAAGGTACCATGTCAGACACTACAGGAGGTACTGCCGTTCTCCTCCAAGGTACAGATCACGCAGCAGGTCATGGTCTCGTGGAAGGTCGTATTACAGAAGGTCCTATTCCAGAAGCAGATCACGTTCAAGAGGCAGAAGATACTATGGATTTGGGCGAACAATATATCCCGAGGCTtacaggagctggagaagcaggtcACGAACAAGATCTCGGAGTAGGTCACCTCTCCATTTGAGTgaaaaag agAAGAGGGAACTCCTGGAAATTGCAAAAGCTAATGCTGCAAAAGCTCTGGGAACAGATAACATAGTCTTGCCAGCAAGCTTGAAGATCCTTACTCCTTCCAAAGagataaaaaatgaaatacaagagCATGAAGATGCTGGAGAGTCAGCTGAG CAACCCGGAAGACCAGCAGAAGACATGACCAAGAGTGGAGTGGAGAGAGTAGCTGTACAGAGAAGCATTTCTTTCAGTCCTAAT AATACAATGGCAAAACCAGTGCTACAGAAGCCAGTGAGCCATGTTAAGGAACCAGCAATTTCTCCGGCAAGAGAAGAGGACAGAAAGGGAAGTCCCTATGGGCAATGGGTTCCTGtcaagaaggaggagaagaaaacatttataaACTTCTCGCCTAAAAGTGCACCGTTCCGGGCACGCTAG
- the SYF2 gene encoding pre-mRNA-splicing factor SYF2, producing MAAAVSALSGLGAPDPDGGGSSGSEDEAGPGSAAEAEAAAAQRREERLRRFRELHMKRNEARKLNHQEVVEEDKRRKLPPNWEAKKARLEWELKVEQKKKECAARGEDYERVRLLEISAEEADRWERKKKKKNPDLGFSDYASAQLRQYQRLTRQIKPDLEQYEKLKEQYGEALYPTSDSLLHGSHVPSKEGVDRMVADLEKQIEKREKYSRRRPYNDDADIDYINERNAKFNKKAERFYGKYTAEIKQNLERGTAI from the exons ATGGCGGCGGCGGTGTCGGCGCTGAGCGGGTTGGGGGCTCCGGATCCCGACGGCGGG GGCTCCTCGGGCTCAGAGGACGAGGCGGGGCCTGGCTCGGCGGcggaggcggaggcggcggcagcgcagaggcgggaggagcggctgcgCAGGTTCCGGGAGCTCCACATGAAGCGG AATGAGGCTCGTAAGCTGAATCACCAAGAAGTGGTGGAAGAAGACAAAAGACGTAAACTGCCACCAAACTGGGAAGCCAAAAAAGCTCGGCTGGAGTGGGAACTGAAGGTGGAACAGAAGAAGAAG GAATGTGCAGCGAGAGGAGAAGACTACGAGCGAGTTAGACTGCTGGAGATCAGTGCTGAGGAAGCCGACagatgggaaaggaaaaagaagaagaaaaatccagaCCTGGGATTTTCAG ATTACGCGTCTGCGCAGCTGCGCCAGTACCAGCGGTTAACCCGGCAGATCAAACCCGACCTGGAGCAGTACGAGAAGCTGAAAGAGCAGTA TGGTGAAGCGCTGTATCCCACGTCTGACAGTCTTCTCCATGGAAGTCACGTGCCGTCTAAGGAAGGGGTTGATAGGATGGTTGCAGATCTCGAAAAACA AATTGAAAAGCGTGAGAAGTACAGTCGGCGACGTCCTTACAACGACGACGCAGACATCGACTACATTAACGAGAGAAACGCCAAGTTCAACAAGAAGGCGGAGAGGTTCTACGGGAAGTACACAGCCGAGATTAAACAGAACCTGGAGAGAGGAACAGCCATCTGA
- the TMEM50A gene encoding transmembrane protein 50A, translated as MSGFLESLRCSECVDWGEKRNTIASVAAGVLFFTGWWIIIDAAVKYPTVEDFNHSYHACGVIATIAFLMINAVSNGQVRGDSYSEGCLGQTGARIWLFIGFMMAFGSLIASMWILFGGYVVKEKTVVYPGIAVFFQNAFIFFGGLVFKFGRTEDLWQ; from the exons ATGTCAGGTTTTCTTGAGAGCTTGAGGTGCTCGGAGTGCGTTGACTGGGGAGAGAAACGAAACACGATCGCTTCTGTGGCTGCGGGAGTGCTG ttttttacAGGTTGGTGGATAATCATAGATGCAGCTGTAAAATACCCTACAGTGGAAGACTTCAACCATTCGTACCATGCTTGTGGGGTTATAGCCACTATTGCCTTCCTAAT GATCAATGCGGTGTCCAATGGACAAGTGCGGGGTGACAGTTACAGTGAAGGCTGTCTGGGACAAACAG GTGCTCGGATCTGGCTGTTCATTGGCTTTATGATGGCTTTTGGATCTCTGATTGCTTCCATGTGGATCCTTTTTGGAGGCTACGTTGTTAAAG aaaAAACTGTAGTATACCCAGGAATAGCTGTGTTTTTCCAGAATGCATTCATCTTTTTTGG AGGCCTGGTCTTCAAATTTGGGCGCACGGAAGACTTGTGGCAGTGA